In the Phaseolus vulgaris cultivar G19833 chromosome 7, P. vulgaris v2.0, whole genome shotgun sequence genome, one interval contains:
- the LOC137829226 gene encoding uncharacterized protein, whose amino-acid sequence MRAESEENSHKPFGGKVIVLGGYFRQILSVVKNGSRYDIVKETINYYELWKHCKVLKLIENMRLSNEKSLETTVDWILQIGDGDMNLNEVGEATIEIPEEILIENTEQPLLNFVEFVYPSYRM is encoded by the coding sequence ATGAGGGCTGAAAGTGAAGAAAACAGTCATAAACCTTTTGGTGGTAAAGTCATTGTATTGGGAGGATATTTTAGGCAGATTTTGTCTGTTGTCAAAAATGGATCAAGATATGACATTGTCAAGGAAACAATAAACTACTATGAATTATGGAAACATTGCAAAGTCTTGAAACTTATAGAGAATATGAGATTAAGCAATGAGAAATCACTCGAAACTACAGTAGATTGGATCCTTCAGATTGGAGATGGAGATATGAACTTAAATGAAGTTGGTGAAGCAACTATTGAAATACCAGAAGAAATTTTAATCGAAAATACTGAACAACCTTTATTGAACTTTGTTGAATTTGTTTATCCCTCATACAGAATGTGA